A window of Mycolicibacterium holsaticum DSM 44478 = JCM 12374 genomic DNA:
GATCGACGGAGTCGCGAGTTGCGCCGAGGTGGTCGATCAGATCATGCGCGACGCGTACGAACTGATCGACAAGAGACTGCCCGCCCTGATCGCGACGCGTTGAATGCGCCTCCGCGCGGGGTTGCCCGCCGCCGGGATAACGCCGAGTATCGGCGCGCGATTGAGTAATTTGATCAAAGATGCCCAGATTGTCGCGAAATGCCCCGTAATTGGTGCATCTTATGATCAAATATTCGTGGCCGGTGTGGGAGGCAGCGTACCCGTGCAACGGGCAGAAAGAGGTGAAGATGGCCCACGACGGCCAAGGTATGCAGATTGATTGGGATGTCGAGATCGAAGCCGATGACGGCCTACTCCTTCGCGCAGACGTCTACCGCCCGACGGAGGGGCGACATCCGGTACTTCTCTGCTACACCCCGTATGGAAAAGGGCTGAACTTCGCCGAAGGCCGGCCGGATCAATGGACCGCCCTCTGCACCCAGCACCCCGATGTCCCCACGGGCTCCAGTAATCGCTACGCCAATTGGGAGACGATCGATCCCGAGAAATGGGTTCCACACGGGTACGCGGTGGTGCGTGTCGACTCACGGGGCATGGGGCGCAGCCCCGGATATGTGGACCACTGGTCCCCTCGCGAGACGCAAGACTATTACGACTGCATCGAGTGGGCTGGAACCCAATCCTGGAGTACCGGCCGGGTCGGACTCATCGGAATCTCCTATGTCGCAATGAATCAGTGGCAGGTTGCCGCATTGCGACCACCGCACTTGGCGGCCATCTGTCCGTGGGAGGGTTGTTCCGATCACTACCGCGACGCACGCCGCCACGGCGGGATCCTGTCGACGTTCATCGTCCGCTGGTATCGCAACCGGATCGACAAGGCGCAGTTCGGCGTTGGCGAACGTGGCGGGCGAAATCCCGTCACAGATGTGCCGGTCTTCGGAGACGAAACCTTGCCGCCCGAGGTCCGTGCGCAAAATCGTGCCGACTTGATTGCCGAACTTCACGACCATCCCACGTTCGACGAGTACTTCGAGTCGCTCAACGCGGACCTGTCGGCCATCGAGGTGCCGCTGTTGTCTGCGGCCAACATCGGCGGGCAGGGCCTTCACTTGCGCGGTAACGTCGAGGGCTTCCTGCGCGCGGGGTCGCGGCGGAAGTGGCTTGAGTTCCACAACCTCGAGCACTGGACCCATTTCTACACCGATTACGGGCGGGAACTGCAAAGGCGCTTCTTCGACCACTTTCTCAAGGACGAGCCGAACGGCTGGGACGATGTTCCCCCGGTAATTCTCAACGTTCGCCACGTCGACGGGACTACGTCGCTTCGATACGAACGGGACTGGCCCCTTCCAGGGACTGACTGGACAAAGCTGTACCTAGATCATTTCGACCAAAGGCTCGACCGGAAGCCACCCGCAGGCGAACGGCAGGCGAGCTACCAGGCTTTGAGCGGCGGCCTCACTTACCGTACGGTTTTCGACGTCGATACGGAGATCACCGGGCCCTCGGCCGTGAAGCTCTTCGTCTCGTCATCGACGCGTGACGTCGACCTTTTCCTGGTGCTGCGGGTCTTCGACCCCCTTGGCGACGAGGTCACGTTTGCCGGCGCGAACGATCCGCACACTCCGGTCTCGTTGGGTTGGCTGCGCGGATCGCACCGAAAGCTCGATCCCGTTCAGAGCACGCCCTATCGGCCCTACCATACCCATGACGATCCGACGCCTCTTGTGCCGCAGACCGTTTACGAGCTCGACGTCGAAATCTGGCCGACGTCGATTGTCGTCCCGGCCGGCTACACACTCGCCCTCACGGTGCAGGGGCACGACTATCAGCATGAGTCGTCCGACAGCCAAACCTCGGTGGACTGGTACAACCCCGCCGACGCAATGCACGGAGACACCCGGGATCGACCCGCGGACGTCTTTGGCGGGACGGTCACCCTGCACTCGTCCGATCGTCAACTGCCTTATGTCATCTTGCCTGTCATACCAGCCGAACCTCGGAGGAACAGTGGGAATTCAGCAGATTGAACACCTCGAGCTCTACGTCAACGACGTCGACTCGACCGTAGGTTTCTACCAGGATGTCGTCGGCCTGGTCGAAATCGCGCGCACCGGTGATGCGGTTTATCTGGGCTGCGGGTTTGATGGCAACTGGGATGTCGCGTTCAAAGAAGGGCCCACTGGAGTCAGTCGTGTCGCCTTCCGCGCTGAAGACGTGGCTGAAATCGAATCTGCCGAGCGCGCGTTGAACCAAGCGGGATTGACCACGACTCGCACCGACGGAGCGCATCCGAATCAGGCCGAGGGAATGCGATGGGTTCTTGACTCCGGTCTCGCGGTGGACTACGTGCTGGTGGCTGACAACCGTTACCACGTGCTCGCAGAGCCGACCATCGCGTCACGCCGCGGTTTTCAGCCATTGGACCTGGACCACATCGCAATTCAGTCTGCTGACGTCAAAGCGGCATCGAAGTTGTTCGTCGACGTACTCGGCTGGCGCGAGACCGAACACATCGAATTGGATCCCAGCTCCGAGATGTGGCACGGCAGCTTCATTCGCAAGGGCCTGCTGCACCATGACGTCGCGGTGACGCTGGGGCAGGCACGCATGCACCACTGGGCGCTGGCGATGTCGAGCATCGATCACGTG
This region includes:
- a CDS encoding VOC family protein, yielding MGIQQIEHLELYVNDVDSTVGFYQDVVGLVEIARTGDAVYLGCGFDGNWDVAFKEGPTGVSRVAFRAEDVAEIESAERALNQAGLTTTRTDGAHPNQAEGMRWVLDSGLAVDYVLVADNRYHVLAEPTIASRRGFQPLDLDHIAIQSADVKAASKLFVDVLGWRETEHIELDPSSEMWHGSFIRKGLLHHDVAVTLGQARMHHWALAMSSIDHVKMAIDVLAAAGTHLELGVSRHRAGGNIFAYFIMPDGHRLELSCEMSIVNHDTPSRTWSDRAGFDAWGNLFPTPDFLKGT
- a CDS encoding CocE/NonD family hydrolase codes for the protein MIKYSWPVWEAAYPCNGQKEVKMAHDGQGMQIDWDVEIEADDGLLLRADVYRPTEGRHPVLLCYTPYGKGLNFAEGRPDQWTALCTQHPDVPTGSSNRYANWETIDPEKWVPHGYAVVRVDSRGMGRSPGYVDHWSPRETQDYYDCIEWAGTQSWSTGRVGLIGISYVAMNQWQVAALRPPHLAAICPWEGCSDHYRDARRHGGILSTFIVRWYRNRIDKAQFGVGERGGRNPVTDVPVFGDETLPPEVRAQNRADLIAELHDHPTFDEYFESLNADLSAIEVPLLSAANIGGQGLHLRGNVEGFLRAGSRRKWLEFHNLEHWTHFYTDYGRELQRRFFDHFLKDEPNGWDDVPPVILNVRHVDGTTSLRYERDWPLPGTDWTKLYLDHFDQRLDRKPPAGERQASYQALSGGLTYRTVFDVDTEITGPSAVKLFVSSSTRDVDLFLVLRVFDPLGDEVTFAGANDPHTPVSLGWLRGSHRKLDPVQSTPYRPYHTHDDPTPLVPQTVYELDVEIWPTSIVVPAGYTLALTVQGHDYQHESSDSQTSVDWYNPADAMHGDTRDRPADVFGGTVTLHSSDRQLPYVILPVIPAEPRRNSGNSAD